A region of Zeugodacus cucurbitae isolate PBARC_wt_2022May chromosome 5, idZeuCucr1.2, whole genome shotgun sequence DNA encodes the following proteins:
- the LOC105218456 gene encoding alpha-ketoglutarate-dependent dioxygenase alkB homolog 7, mitochondrial, translated as MNLRQLQQCTKSILLCLNNNKAIQIRHISSANCLRRSLEPVLERNKTATKVDSTHFEFHGQWPAEEQQRFIKDLRLHTDFISAEEETQLLSEIEPYMKRLHYEYDHWDDAIHGFRETERKQWYPHNRAVLERVRHTAFDGEIMPYVHILDLAEEGVIKPHVDSTRYCGNTIAGISLLSDSVMRLVRVDERKYQQGKAVEAPAEVDNSDSTAAQNPTEPDDAYRNRPKTTLENNFYVDVLLRRRSLYIMSHTSRYNFTHEILGNDMSHFQGQHIKKDRRISIICRNDP; from the exons atgaatttgCGCCAACTGCAGCAGTGCACAAAAAGTattctgctttgtttaaataacaataaagcaaTACAAATTAGGCATATAAGCAGCGCAAATTGCTTGCGTCGTTCCTTAGAGCCGGTGCTGGAACGAAATAAAACCGCAACGAAAG TTGACTCGACGCACTTTGAATTCCATGGACAATGGCCAGCGGAGGAACAACAGCGTTTTATCAAAGATCTGCGCTTGCATACAGATTTCATAAGCGCTGAAGAGGAAACACAATTGCTGTCAGAAATCGAGCCTTATATGAAACGATTGCATTATGAGTATGATCACTGGGATGAT GCTATACATGGCTTTCGTGAAACGGAGCGCAAGCAATGGTATCCACACAATCGCGCGGTGCTCGAACGTGTGCGACACACAGCCTTCGATGGTGAGATTATGCCCTATGTGCATATACTGGATTTGGCGGAGGAGGGTGTCATCAAGCCACATGTGGATAGCACAAGG TACTGCGGCAACACCATAGCCGGCATCAGTTTATTGAGCGACAGCGTAATGCGTTTGGTGCGCGTTGATGAGCGTAAATACCAACAAGGTAAGGCTGTGGAGGCGCCCGCGGAGGTTGACAACAGTGACAGTACCGCGGCACAAAATCCAACAGAGCCTGACGATGCCTATCGCAATCGTCCAAAAACCACATTGGAAAATAATTTCTATGTTGACGTGCTGCTGCGTCGTCGCTCTTTGTACATAATGAG TCACACTTCACGCTATAACTTTACGCATGAAATACTGGGCAACGATATGTCACACTTTCAAGGCCAGCATATTAAAAAGGATCGTCGCATATCGATTATTTGCCGCAATGATCCGTGA
- the LOC105218458 gene encoding pyruvate dehydrogenase phosphatase regulatory subunit, mitochondrial, protein MLHIQAGRSLAAKISVSWRYQQLLAARTPRSTTVCALQQQADSGDPTQANVLRKRKFKPHEPDSVATMIKLPEQARVVICGGGTVGASLAYHLALLGWGKDTILIEQDKVGGGNPWAASGLAGRFEPSYTELKLAEYSIDLIKSLTEQGLQTGWQPVGSLNLARTFDRMTAFHRMRSQGRAWGINCEILTPEQCKERCPLIETSDLAGGLWIPEDGVCDPHQVCLSFAEEARRLGVQVVEQCAVQKINSAHGKVSRIETSAGDVLCDFFVNCTGFWARGVGTLSTPQVKVPLKAVEHHYLHTKPIEGLDPTTPFVRDYDGGVYFRERNGRILAGGFEREAKMLYEDGIIPLSQKERELPPDWDHFHSMLDELLHRVPMLKSSLLDRLTNSLEAFSPDCKWILGEAPEIQNYYVSAGMKTIGVSAAGGVGRALADLIVTGTTYLDLHILDISRFLGLHNNRKFLRDRCKEVPGKHFEINYPFHEFKTGRNLRMSPIYPALKEAGAVFGQTMGYERPNFFDPNDKKDEFGITRFRTAETKTFGKPPWFDHVANEYNACRERIGIADYSSFTKYDLWSKGHEVVDLLQYLCSNDVDVPVGAIIHTGMQNHLGGYENDCSIARLSERHYMMIAPTVQQTRSITWIRKHMPNHLRSGVNVADVTSMYTAICILGPYTRILLSELTDTDLTPKNFPFFTYKELDVGLANGIRVLNITHTGELGYVLYIPNEFALHVYTRLYQAGQKFGIHHAGYYATRTLRIEKFYAFWGQDLDTFTTPLECGRSWRVKLNKPINFIGRDALLKQREEGVKRMYVQLLLNDHDHEVDLWCWGGEPIYRDGKYVGMTTTTGYGFTFKKQVCLGFVRNFAEDGTELPVTNDYILSGHYEVEVAGMRFEAKVNLHSPNLPTKFPDKEREAYHATRDKQGQADLLSYETKY, encoded by the exons ATGCTACATATACAAGCTGGCCGCAGCTTAGCCGCCAAAATATCCGTATCCTGGCGTTATCAACAGCTACTCGCTGCACGCACACCACGCTCCACCACAGTATGCGCGCTCCAACAGCAAGCCGACTCCGGTGATCCCACGCAAGCAAATGTGCTGCGAAAGCGTAAATTCAAGCCACACGAGCCGGATAGTGTTGCAACCATGATCAAGCTGCCGGAACAGGCGCGTGTCGTTATATGTGGCGGTGGCACTGTGGGTGCATCGCTAGCCTACCACCTGGCGCTGCTGGGCTGGGGCAAAGACACCATACTCATTGAACAGGATAAAGTGGGTGGTGGCAATCCATGGGCCGCTAGCGGTTTGGCTGGTCGCTTCGAGCCCAGCTACACGGAATTAAAGTTGGCCGAATACTCAATTGACTTGATTAAATCGCTAACGGAACAGGGACTGCAAACAGGTTGGCAGCCAGTCGGTAGCTTGAATTTGGCACGCACTTTCGATCGTATGACCGCTTTCCATCGCATGCGCTCGCAGGGACGTGCTTGGGGTATCAATTGTGAGATATTAACACCCGAGCAATGTAAGGAACGTTGTCCGCTCATTGAGACAAGCGATCTGGCTGGTGGTTTGTGGATACCCGAAGATGGTGTGTGTGATCCACATCAAGTTTGTCTCTCATTCGCTGAGGAGGCGCGTCGTTTGGGTGTGCAGGTGGTGGAGCAATGTGCAGTGCAGAAGATCAACAGTGCGCACGGTAAAGTGAGTCGTATCGAAACGTCGGCCGGTGATGTGCTGTGTGACTTCTTTGTCAATTGTACTGGGTTCTGGGCGCGCGGTGTGGGTACGCTATCAACGCCACAGGTGAAAGTGCCGCTGAAAGCAGTGGAACATCACTACTTGCATACGAAACCGATTGAGGGACTCGATCCAACGACGCCGTTCGTGCGCGATTACGATGGTGGTGTGTACTTCCGCGAGCGCAATGGACGCATACTAGCAG GCGGTTTTGAGCGCGAAGCAAAAATGCTGTACGAAGACGGCATCATACCGCTATCGCAGAAGGAACGCGAGCTACCGCCCGATTGGGATCACTTTCACAGCATGCTCGACGAGTTGCTGCATCGCGTGCCAATGCTAAAGTCATCGCTACTCGATCGCCTCACCAACTCGCTGGAAGCGTTTTCGCCCGATTGCAAATGGATTTTGGGTGAAGCGCCTGAAATACAAAATTACTATGTGTCGGCGGGCATGAAAACGATTGGCGTTTCAGCAGCTGGTGGCGTTGGACGTGCGCTCGCCGATTTAATAGTGACCGGCACGACATACTTGGATCTACATATATTGGATATCAGTCGCTTTTTGGGCCTACATAATAATCGTAAATTCCTACGTGATCGCTGCAAAGAGGTGCCGGGCAAACACTTTGAAATCAATTATCCATTTCATGAATTCAAGACGGGACGCAATCTACGCATGTCGCCCATTTACCCGGCGCTCAAAGAAGCAGGCGCTGTTTTTGGCCAAACCATGGGTTATGAGCGTCCAAACTTTTTCGATCCGAACGATAAGAAGG ACGAGTTTGGCATAACACGCTTCCGCACCGCCGAAACGAAAACTTTCGGCAAACCGCCATGGTTCGATCATGTCGCCAACGAGTACAATGCCTGTCGCGAGCGTATCGGCATCGCCGACTATAGTTCGTTCACCAAATATGATCTATGGTCGAAGGGACACGAAGTTGTCGACTTGCTGCAATATCTCTGTTCCAATGATGTCGATGTGCCGGTGGGTGCAATTATACACACAGGCATGCAGAACCATTTGGGTGGCTATGAGAATGACTGTTCAATTGCGCGACTCTCAGAGCGACA CTACATGATGATTGCGCCAACAGTGCAGCAAACGCGCTCCATCACCTGGATACGCAAACACATGCCAAATCATTTGCGATCCGGCGTCAATGTGGCCGATGTGACCTCGATGTACACGGCAATTTGCATACTGGGACCATATACACGCATTCTGCTCTCCGAATTGACCGATACAGACTTGACACCAAAGAACTTTCCATTTTTCACCTATAAA GAACTCGATGTTGGCTTAGCTAACGGTATACGCGTGCTAAATATAACACATACCGGCGAATTAGGTTATGTTTTGTATATACCAAATGAATTTGCGCTGCATGTGTACACGCGGCTGTATCAGGCGGGACAGAAATTCGGCATTCACCATGCag GCTACTATGCCACACGCACATTGCGCATTGAGAAATTCTATGCGTTCTGGGGACAGGATTTGGACACATTCACCACACCGTTGGAGTGCGGACGCAGCTGGCGCGTCAAATTAAAT AAACCCATAAATTTCATTGGACGCGATGCGCTGCTCAAGCAACGCGAAGAAGGCGTTAAACGCATGTATGTGCAGCTGCTACTGAACGATCACGATCATGAGGTCGATTTATGGTGCTGGGGTGGCGAACCGATTTATCGTGATGGCAAATATGTGGGCATGACCACTACCACAGGTTATGGCTTCACGTTCAAGAAACAAGTTTGTCTCGGTTTTGTGCGTAATTTCGCCGAAGATGGCACGGAGTTGCCAGTTACTAATGATTATATACTTTCTGGCCATTATGAAGTGGAAGTGGCGGGCATGCGTTTCGAGGCGAAGGTCAATTTGCATTCACCCAATTTGCCAACGAAATTCCCCGACAAGGAGCGTGAGGCATATCATGCGACACGCGACAAGCAAGGGCAGGCCGATTTGCTATCCTATGAGACGAAATACTga